A genome region from Alistipes dispar includes the following:
- a CDS encoding redox-sensing transcriptional repressor Rex — MASLTNSIPEKTIERLSEYRRTLLASHKQGITHIFSHVLAGIHGITAVQVRRDLMLIGFSSDTKKGYDVQVLIDYISRILDSPSPMNIAVLGMGHLGQAITKYFNGKGLNLKITAAFDVDPAKVSTTIDGIPCYHMDSFEEIAEEKDISIVIVSSPTKVAPSLVVPIINAGIKGVLNFTSTPLNFPQGIVVENYDITTLLEKVAYFVKESEENSNG; from the coding sequence ATGGCTTCACTGACCAATTCGATTCCCGAAAAGACCATCGAACGGCTGAGCGAATACCGCCGCACGCTGCTCGCCAGTCACAAGCAGGGCATCACGCATATCTTCTCGCACGTGCTGGCCGGCATCCACGGCATCACGGCCGTGCAGGTGCGGCGCGACCTGATGCTGATCGGGTTTTCGAGCGACACGAAGAAGGGCTACGACGTGCAGGTGCTGATCGACTACATCAGCCGTATCCTCGACAGTCCGTCGCCGATGAATATCGCCGTGCTGGGCATGGGCCATCTGGGGCAGGCCATCACCAAATATTTCAACGGCAAGGGGCTGAATCTGAAGATCACGGCCGCATTCGACGTCGATCCCGCGAAAGTCTCCACGACCATCGACGGCATTCCCTGCTACCACATGGATTCGTTCGAGGAGATCGCCGAGGAGAAGGACATCTCGATCGTCATCGTCTCGTCGCCCACGAAGGTGGCCCCGAGCCTGGTCGTGCCGATTATCAATGCAGGCATCAAAGGGGTGCTGAATTTCACCTCCACGCCCCTGAACTTCCCGCAGGGCATCGTCGTCGAGAACTACGACATCACGACGCTGCTCGAGAAGGTCGCCTATTTCGTCAAGGAGAGCGAGGAGAACAGCAACGGCTGA
- a CDS encoding FAD synthetase family protein, giving the protein MEKSEDRRIPAEGTSCPECRNTERHGTRVFRGFDALPRFVRPVVTVGSYDGVHLGHRALIDRLTAEARAVGGESVVLTFDPHPRITLGRGEGLRLLTTLDEKVALLRGLGVDNVIVIPFDRTFSALSGEEFARRYLIGKVGAATLVAGYDHRFGHDRIDCDRLAALGMRIIRVDERSVEGEHVSSTAIRRLVEAGRIAEAERLLGHRFRAAVQETPATAETACGEKPGVSGRNNE; this is encoded by the coding sequence ATGGAGAAATCGGAGGACAGACGGATTCCGGCGGAGGGAACGTCCTGCCCGGAGTGCAGAAATACGGAACGGCACGGGACCCGCGTCTTCCGTGGTTTCGACGCGTTGCCGCGGTTCGTCCGCCCGGTCGTCACCGTGGGGTCGTACGACGGCGTGCACCTCGGACACCGCGCGTTGATCGACCGCCTCACGGCCGAAGCCCGCGCTGTCGGAGGCGAAAGCGTCGTGTTGACCTTCGACCCGCATCCCCGCATCACGCTGGGACGCGGCGAGGGATTGCGGCTGCTTACGACGCTCGACGAAAAGGTGGCGCTGCTCCGCGGGCTGGGGGTGGACAACGTGATCGTGATCCCGTTCGACCGCACGTTCAGCGCCCTCTCCGGCGAGGAATTCGCCCGGCGCTACCTGATAGGAAAGGTGGGGGCCGCGACGCTCGTGGCCGGATACGATCACCGTTTCGGCCACGACCGCATCGACTGCGACCGTCTGGCGGCGCTGGGGATGCGGATAATCCGCGTGGACGAACGGAGCGTGGAGGGCGAGCACGTCAGTTCCACGGCGATCCGCCGGCTGGTGGAGGCCGGACGGATCGCAGAGGCCGAGCGGTTGCTGGGCCATCGCTTCCGTGCGGCGGTGCAGGAGACTCCGGCTACGGCGGAGACCGCATGCGGGGAGAAGCCCGGCGTATCCGGCCGAAACAACGAATAA
- a CDS encoding acyl-CoA thioesterase yields the protein MLSHDCKIRVWYKHTDQMAICHHSNYICYYEAARSELLRELGMSFAEVERRGIMMPILEVQSKYRKPAYFDELLTVRIILREKPAARINFFYEIYNERGELINTGMTQLGFIHSDTRRPCRCPEWFLALLDTRWQE from the coding sequence ATGTTGAGTCACGACTGCAAGATCCGGGTCTGGTACAAGCATACCGACCAGATGGCCATCTGCCATCACTCGAACTACATCTGCTATTACGAAGCCGCACGCAGCGAACTGCTCCGCGAGCTGGGCATGTCTTTCGCCGAAGTGGAGCGGCGGGGGATCATGATGCCGATACTCGAGGTGCAGTCGAAATACCGCAAGCCGGCCTATTTCGACGAGCTGCTCACCGTGCGCATCATCCTCCGCGAGAAACCCGCCGCACGCATCAACTTCTTCTACGAAATCTACAACGAGCGGGGCGAACTGATAAACACCGGTATGACGCAACTGGGATTCATCCACAGCGACACGCGCCGTCCCTGCCGCTGTCCGGAGTGGTTCCTCGCGCTGCTCGATACCCGCTGGCAGGAGTGA
- the htpG gene encoding molecular chaperone HtpG, whose protein sequence is MKNGKIGVTTENIFPVIKKFLYSDHEIFLRELISNAVDATQKLKTLSSMGEAKGELGDLAIRVAADKERKTLTVTDRGVGMTAEEVDRYINQIAFSGAEEFMAKYKDQAIIGHFGLGFYSAFMVSDKVEIVTRSWKEGARTVRWSCTGTPEFEMEETDEEHDRGTTITLHLAEDALEYAEDSKIEGLLRKYCRFLPVPIVFGKVKEWKDGKYVDTDKDNVINDVDPLWTRKPTEITEEQYKEFYRELYPMSDEPLFSIHLNIDYPFHLTGILYFPKIHNNFEIQKNKIQLYSNQVFVTDQVEGIVPEYLTLLHGVIDSPDIPLNVSRSYLQSDANVKKISSYITRKVADRLQELFNTLRADYESKWDDLKIFIQYGILTDEKFAEKAADFMLWKNVEGKYFTPKEYTEKVKEAQTDKNKQVVFLYVDDPEEKHTFLEAAKGKGYDVLWMDGQLDNHYINWYESKHKDERFVRVDSDVIDKLIQKEESMKMSLTEAQQELLTPVFESQMPRDEKINYHISFEAMSPDEAPVVITQNEFMRRMKEMAAVGGGGMSQFYGQMPDNFTIAVNGNHPIVIDILADVEKAYGDKLKTTTKKIDTAVAEEKRFEEIVKDKKEADLTPEEKSTREELSKKVVTLRDERNERLRQIGGENRLVKQIIDLALLTNGMLKGKNLTDFIQRSISLIEK, encoded by the coding sequence ATGAAAAACGGAAAAATCGGAGTCACCACGGAGAATATCTTCCCCGTGATCAAGAAATTCCTCTATTCGGACCACGAAATCTTCCTGCGCGAGCTGATCTCGAACGCCGTGGATGCGACGCAGAAGCTCAAAACCCTCTCGTCGATGGGCGAAGCAAAGGGCGAGCTGGGCGACCTCGCGATCCGCGTCGCGGCGGACAAGGAGCGGAAGACGCTGACCGTGACGGACCGCGGCGTGGGCATGACGGCCGAGGAGGTGGACCGCTACATCAACCAGATCGCCTTCTCGGGGGCCGAGGAGTTCATGGCCAAATACAAGGACCAGGCGATCATCGGCCACTTCGGACTGGGCTTCTACTCGGCGTTCATGGTCTCGGACAAGGTGGAGATCGTGACCCGCTCGTGGAAGGAGGGCGCCCGGACCGTACGCTGGAGCTGCACCGGAACGCCCGAATTCGAGATGGAAGAGACCGACGAGGAGCACGACCGCGGCACGACGATCACGCTGCACCTCGCCGAAGATGCGCTCGAATACGCCGAGGACTCGAAAATCGAGGGGCTGCTCAGAAAATACTGCCGCTTCCTGCCCGTGCCGATCGTCTTCGGCAAGGTCAAGGAGTGGAAGGACGGCAAGTACGTGGATACGGACAAGGACAACGTCATCAACGACGTGGATCCGCTGTGGACGCGCAAGCCGACCGAAATCACCGAGGAGCAGTACAAGGAGTTCTACCGCGAGCTCTACCCGATGAGCGACGAGCCGCTGTTCTCGATCCACCTGAACATCGACTACCCGTTCCACCTGACGGGCATACTCTACTTCCCGAAGATCCACAACAACTTCGAAATCCAGAAGAACAAGATCCAGCTCTACTCGAACCAGGTGTTCGTGACGGATCAGGTCGAGGGCATCGTACCGGAGTACCTGACGTTGCTGCACGGCGTGATCGACTCGCCGGACATTCCGCTCAACGTCTCGCGCAGCTACCTGCAGAGCGACGCCAACGTGAAGAAGATTTCGAGCTACATCACCCGCAAGGTCGCCGACCGGCTGCAGGAGCTGTTCAACACCCTGCGCGCCGATTACGAGTCGAAGTGGGACGACCTGAAGATCTTCATCCAGTACGGCATCCTGACCGACGAGAAGTTCGCCGAGAAGGCCGCGGACTTCATGCTCTGGAAAAACGTCGAGGGCAAGTACTTCACTCCGAAGGAATACACGGAAAAGGTGAAGGAGGCGCAGACCGACAAGAACAAGCAGGTGGTGTTCCTCTACGTGGACGATCCCGAGGAGAAGCACACCTTCCTCGAGGCGGCCAAAGGCAAGGGTTACGACGTGCTGTGGATGGACGGCCAGCTCGACAACCACTATATCAACTGGTACGAGTCGAAGCACAAGGACGAACGCTTCGTGCGCGTGGACAGCGACGTGATCGACAAGCTGATCCAGAAGGAGGAGAGCATGAAGATGTCGCTCACCGAGGCGCAGCAGGAGTTGCTCACACCCGTCTTCGAGAGCCAGATGCCCAGGGACGAGAAGATCAACTACCACATTTCGTTCGAGGCCATGTCGCCCGACGAAGCGCCGGTGGTCATCACGCAGAACGAGTTCATGCGCCGCATGAAGGAGATGGCCGCCGTGGGTGGCGGAGGCATGAGCCAGTTCTACGGACAGATGCCCGACAACTTCACGATCGCGGTGAACGGCAACCACCCCATCGTCATCGACATTCTCGCCGACGTGGAGAAGGCCTACGGCGACAAGCTGAAGACCACGACCAAGAAGATCGACACCGCGGTGGCCGAGGAGAAGCGGTTCGAAGAGATCGTAAAGGACAAGAAAGAGGCGGACCTCACGCCCGAAGAGAAATCGACGCGCGAGGAGCTGTCGAAAAAAGTAGTGACGCTGCGTGACGAACGCAACGAGCGGCTGCGGCAGATCGGCGGCGAGAACCGCCTCGTCAAGCAGATCATCGACCTGGCGCTGCTGACCAACGGCATGCTGAAGGGCAAGAACCTCACGGACTTCATCCAGCGTTCGATCTCGCTCATCGAGAAATAA
- a CDS encoding nitroreductase family protein, which produces MDFLALAKKRYACRKYLDRKVEPEKLAAVLEAGRVAPTGANRQPQRLIVVESPEGMERLARCTRDFGAPAAVVVCADTSEVWTRKCDGKRIGDIDASIVTDHMMLAAASLGLDTLWICMFKPEAVREEFGLPDTVEPVNILLIGYGADAPASPDRHATLRKPLEETVFYERFGQKR; this is translated from the coding sequence ATGGATTTTCTCGCATTGGCCAAAAAGCGGTATGCCTGCCGCAAGTACCTCGACCGGAAGGTCGAACCCGAAAAACTCGCCGCTGTTCTCGAAGCGGGGCGCGTGGCCCCCACGGGCGCCAACCGGCAGCCTCAGCGGCTCATCGTCGTCGAATCGCCGGAGGGAATGGAGCGCCTCGCGCGCTGTACGCGCGACTTCGGGGCTCCGGCGGCCGTCGTCGTCTGCGCCGACACCTCCGAGGTGTGGACCCGCAAGTGCGACGGCAAGCGTATCGGCGACATCGACGCCTCGATCGTCACCGACCACATGATGCTCGCCGCCGCATCGCTCGGACTCGACACGTTGTGGATCTGCATGTTCAAGCCCGAAGCCGTGCGCGAGGAGTTCGGACTGCCCGATACGGTCGAGCCGGTGAACATCCTGCTCATCGGTTACGGGGCCGACGCCCCCGCCTCGCCCGACCGTCATGCGACGCTGCGCAAGCCGCTCGAAGAGACGGTCTTCTACGAGCGGTTCGGACAGAAGCGCTGA
- a CDS encoding DMT family transporter, giving the protein MKYESLKGHGAMLGANAMWGLMSPVAKAVMAGGVVTPLVVTDLRVAGAMLLFWTASLFRRPEHVPPADMMKLFGASLLAIVFNQGCFIFGVGMTSPVDASIITTSMPLVAMILAAVLLKEPVTGKKLLGIAAGATGALLLILGSSGAEAAGATGGKSVWGDLLVLLAQCSYALYIVLFKNFVGRYSPVTIMKWMFTYSFVCLLPFSYDDLIATEWTALERNALLSLGYIVVGSTFLSYILVIVGQKLLRPTVTGMYNYVQPLVASIVAVCWGMDSFNLSKILSVVLIFGGVYLVTMSRSRADEERTAAAGGGAKEA; this is encoded by the coding sequence ATGAAATACGAATCGTTGAAGGGCCACGGCGCCATGCTCGGGGCCAACGCCATGTGGGGACTGATGTCCCCGGTGGCCAAAGCGGTCATGGCGGGCGGCGTCGTGACGCCGCTCGTCGTCACCGATCTGCGCGTGGCCGGGGCGATGCTCCTCTTCTGGACGGCCTCGCTCTTCCGCAGGCCGGAACACGTGCCGCCGGCGGACATGATGAAGCTCTTCGGGGCTTCGCTGCTGGCGATCGTCTTCAACCAGGGATGCTTCATCTTCGGCGTGGGGATGACCTCGCCCGTGGACGCCTCGATCATCACGACGAGCATGCCGCTCGTGGCGATGATCCTGGCCGCCGTCCTTCTCAAGGAGCCGGTCACCGGCAAGAAACTGCTCGGTATCGCGGCGGGTGCGACGGGCGCGCTGCTGCTTATCCTGGGCAGCAGCGGCGCGGAAGCGGCCGGGGCCACGGGCGGCAAATCCGTCTGGGGCGACCTGCTGGTGCTGCTGGCGCAGTGCAGCTATGCGCTCTATATCGTGCTGTTCAAGAACTTCGTCGGCCGCTACTCGCCGGTGACGATCATGAAGTGGATGTTCACCTACTCGTTCGTCTGCCTGTTGCCTTTCTCCTACGACGACCTGATCGCTACGGAGTGGACGGCGCTGGAGCGGAACGCGCTGCTGTCGCTGGGCTATATCGTCGTCGGCAGCACGTTCCTGAGCTATATCCTCGTCATCGTAGGCCAGAAACTGCTGCGCCCGACCGTGACCGGCATGTATAACTACGTGCAGCCGCTCGTGGCCAGCATCGTGGCGGTCTGCTGGGGTATGGACAGCTTCAACCTGTCGAAAATCCTCTCGGTCGTGCTGATCTTCGGCGGCGTCTATCTGGTGACGATGAGCCGCAGCCGGGCTGACGAGGAGCGCACCGCAGCCGCGGGAGGCGGCGCGAAGGAGGCATGA
- a CDS encoding aldose 1-epimerase, whose product MLRSVDFHGLRAVEFSKGDYTALVIPEIGANLVRLCHTGLGAEILRTPAADEIETFRRRPQVFGMPLLFPPNRIADGRYEFDGRTYRFPITIEKEHNYHHGILKSQPFAVSKAWETDEETLVECRYYSNAGNDAVFRDFPHEFKCKLIYRLTPRGMEVEAMFANRSRLPMPVGAGFHTPMRIPFAGGAAEDYVMRAAVGEEIELDARKLPTGRRLPLSERFARLRGEGLQVTGCEPIEAAFTVRGIEVDGREFRGALVENRRSGARTFFEADGQTTSWTLWNNGGEVPYCCPEPQSWTTNAPNAADPAAEGFRSVAPGDKWSMRFRLYAQ is encoded by the coding sequence GTGCTCCGCAGCGTCGATTTCCACGGGCTCCGTGCCGTGGAGTTCTCCAAAGGCGACTATACGGCGCTGGTGATCCCCGAAATCGGGGCCAACCTCGTGCGGCTGTGCCACACGGGGCTGGGTGCGGAGATTCTGCGCACGCCCGCGGCCGACGAGATCGAGACCTTCCGGCGCCGTCCGCAGGTTTTCGGAATGCCGCTGCTCTTCCCGCCCAACCGTATCGCCGATGGACGTTACGAGTTCGACGGGCGGACGTACCGCTTCCCCATCACGATCGAGAAGGAGCACAACTACCACCACGGCATCCTCAAAAGCCAGCCGTTCGCCGTGTCGAAGGCATGGGAGACCGACGAGGAGACGCTCGTGGAATGCCGCTACTACTCGAACGCCGGGAACGACGCCGTGTTCCGCGACTTCCCGCACGAGTTCAAGTGCAAGCTGATCTACCGCCTCACGCCCCGCGGCATGGAGGTCGAGGCGATGTTCGCCAACCGCAGCCGGCTGCCGATGCCCGTCGGCGCGGGTTTTCATACGCCGATGCGGATCCCCTTCGCCGGAGGCGCGGCGGAGGATTACGTGATGCGCGCGGCCGTCGGCGAGGAGATCGAGCTGGATGCCCGCAAGCTCCCGACGGGCCGCAGACTGCCGCTCTCGGAGCGCTTCGCCAGGCTGCGCGGCGAGGGGCTGCAAGTGACCGGATGCGAACCGATCGAGGCGGCCTTCACGGTGCGCGGGATCGAAGTGGACGGACGGGAGTTCCGCGGGGCGCTGGTCGAGAACCGGCGCTCGGGCGCAAGGACCTTCTTCGAGGCGGACGGACAGACCACGAGCTGGACGCTCTGGAACAACGGCGGCGAAGTCCCCTACTGCTGCCCCGAACCGCAGTCGTGGACGACGAACGCCCCGAATGCCGCGGATCCCGCGGCCGAAGGGTTCCGTTCCGTGGCGCCGGGCGACAAGTGGAGCATGCGCTTCCGGCTCTACGCGCAATGA
- the trxA gene encoding thioredoxin has protein sequence MALAINKENFEQLLASGQPVVIDFWAEWCGPCRTMSPIVDELAAEYEGRVVIGKCDVEENDEITMKYGVRNIPTIVFLKGGEQVDKQVGACSKDALKAKIEKLL, from the coding sequence ATGGCATTGGCTATCAACAAGGAGAACTTTGAGCAACTGCTCGCTTCAGGGCAGCCCGTCGTAATTGATTTCTGGGCCGAATGGTGCGGACCCTGCCGCACGATGTCGCCGATCGTGGACGAGCTGGCGGCCGAATACGAAGGACGCGTCGTCATCGGCAAATGCGACGTCGAGGAGAACGACGAGATCACGATGAAATACGGCGTGCGGAACATTCCGACGATCGTATTTCTCAAAGGCGGAGAGCAGGTGGACAAGCAGGTCGGCGCCTGTTCGAAGGACGCGCTGAAGGCGAAGATCGAAAAACTGCTCTGA